TACACGCAACCAATATCTTGAACCACTTGGTTATACCCCCAACAGAAGCTGGATTTCCATTAATCAAGCAGAAATAAGCATAATTATCAGTTCTACGACATCAGACTTTGGATAGTAATGGCAGAAAATGACACGATGCAACTGAAAGAATGTTGATAGAGTAAGTTAAGGAACAACACAatgaaatatgaatatataAGCAGGCAATAATATTCTTTGAATTATTTGGGAAGCACTCAATTCTGAAACAAGAAATATACCAATCATCAAATTGGGGTCTTCATTGTTGAAATCTGCATTGCATGAAGAAAttctgcatcttcattagaaaCCCCTTCAACATTTATAACAACAATTTGTAACAACTCAGAACAGATTAATTTCTGTGAGACCAAGCATCAGGATGCACCTGgatttttgtattatatataaGTAGTGCAATAGAACAACAAAATAATCTAAAGATACAAGAATGGATAAATGGCAATTCACCTTGGTATAAGAATCCTAGACATAATCTCAGTGGTTACCATTTCTCCTGTTTCATCCCAAGATAACCCACTCTATTGAAGAACTTTTATGTCATTATATTGCATTCTCAAATGTTTGTATCTATGCCTGAGAGCATCTTGACCATTTCAGTCCCGTTGAACATCTTGACCATTCAGTCCAAGCTTTGGCAACGAGTCCATGACAAATCAATGAGGTAATGATCCATTGTTGATGTCGAGCTCATTCTCAGATATTCACTATCGGGAATGATAAATCTATTGGGTCCCAGTAAAGTAAAGAGAACTTTGAaatgttttgatgaatttgcaAAGCCAAATACCAGTCCAATCAATCATGAATTTGCAAAGCCAAATACCCTGTACTCATTTTGCAAAGCCAAATACCCTGTACCAATGCACTTAACTTGCTGGGACAAGGCTATCATTATAACACCTAACTGGTGATTAGCTTTTATTCATTAAAAGCAAATGATACTTCTGGAAATACACATCACCAAATGCTAAAACATAaccaatataatttaaattagtCATACTGCCTTTGGATCTTATCTAGTTAATAAAgctacaaatttaaaaaattacaattacttCCAGAAacaatcaaaaaggaaaaaagactATCAAGACCAGTCCAATCATTCATGAATTTGCAAAGCCAAAAACCCTGTACTCATTTCTCTATAACActtttcttttacctttttttttttttttttatgttattgaGCCGCAGGATTAAAAGTGTTAATTTTTCCCATAATAAAGACAAGTTTGCAAAACATGTATTATCATTAGGTACTAGTTATGTCATAATTGGCTTAGGTTACAATAAACTATAAACATATTACTGATCCTTGTGCAAATCAGACCACGGTTGACTGGCCACTAGTATATAGATTTTGGAGATGCTAAAAGGCCAtatttcttcaaaatatattaaactctTGTGGAAAAAGAGTCCATCTATGTTTGACATGACTCATAATAAgagatggggggggggggggtggggggtggtgggggggtgtttggtagcttatgagttatgactcTATCTTGTATGTTTTAAGCATGCTTTCtagaataataatattaaataaataaataaatcttttgcATAACCAAATTTAATTATCACTACCCACAGCAGGATCAATATAAGCATAATACTAATATCAATATTTCAATGCCAACGAGAATGCAAAATATGACATGATATAAAAACACACCTATATTCAATTCTTGAATAGCATGATATAACCAATATCCACCAAAGAAAGGGTCTAGCAATGAGTTCTAAGGAAAACATCTTAAacagaaaattttttctttcgCTCTCTTTTTAATCACAATGATCCTCCCGGGTGTGCCAATCATtaacattttctataaatttcacCAATGCCGCTGCCTTGTTCATCATCAATGGTCCTCCAGGGTGTGCCAACCTGtaagtttttaaataattaaatcaaattcccgaattaaatttttatttttattttactacttttcgggtagagaggaaaaaaaagggagatgGCCTGATAGTCCCCTGTGCTCCACATACATTGACTTCAAGCTATTGACCATATTAAAGAAAGCAAATCATACCAAAAACAGAATTGTTGCACCTCAACGATTAAGCAATCAAAGAAATTATAACCAGTGAGGTATGTTCTGAATGTTTCAATGTAATAACAACCGCAAGAGATATCGGACAAAGACATACAAAGGAAAACAGTTTCAATGTAATAACAGTACCTTGCCATGTTTCTTCGAAATTTGATCAAGAGGTTCTCCTTTTCTTTGACTGTGGATACTGATCACCAATGGTTGAGTCAAATTCCAAACCCAAGTCAGCCCCATTTTTCACATCCATTGAAAGCCCTGTATTAGAAACCGTGGATGACCCGCCACCATTCATAGCACTTTAGATAATCCGACTTTCCAAATTGCTCGAATGCACTGAAACTGGTCCTGCTGAATATGTGGAGCCAACCTCCTTGGTACACCGACAACGGGTTTGAGCTCCACACAAACATTTGCGGCTCCTTGCTAATAAGGGCCTGTTTTTGTAGCTGATTTTTGTTGCTTTTAGTAATGGTTGAAGAGAAGTACTTGGGGTTGGCCACAGGGTACTACGGTACGGTCTACGCAGGATAAAATTTGGACCTTTGAGAAGAGATGGTCTAAGCCGTTGGTGCACATTTCTCTTTGAAATTCGACGGCCTCGGGGACAAATGCATTGTACATGGACTCCTATCCatttaatattaggagaattTTTGTATAGAGGAAGAGGAAAGGTTTCACAGAAGATCTCAACAAGATTCTGATCACCAAGATTGAAGCCCTCAAATAGTTTCTGCAATGAGCTACGAAATAAACACGCGACCTCAAAACAAAAGCCATCAATGATTATGTTTTCGGTCGTTCGTTTACTACCATTGATGGAAATGATGGCATGATAATAAAAACTCGAATAATAATATTGTTCAAAAGCAACAAAGAGAGCAATTGTTGGAAATTCCGGACCAATTAAGAATGATATTAAATTTCCATTCTTTTGATGGTTGAAACAACTTGCAAATGGGAAAGCACTTGAACGGGATATTGTAGTAGATGAGGGAATACCCATTAACATGTGGCTTGTCACACCTAAACATGGTTGTAGATTTGGTGGACCTCCTATCAATTTTCGAAGCTGCATGCAAGTAACGAATTCATCAGATTACATCTTCGCAAATCAAGTCATGTAGTTTTTGGAAGGTAACAGAAACTGTTTCTAAATTAGTTTAAGTTTAAGAGAGATACCCGATGAATGATTGATATTGAACCCAGCGAAGGAAGCCAATTTGATAGCTTTAAATATCTTAAACTTCGTGGAAGCCTAGGAATTTTCCGAAGCTCGTTGCCAAGTCCAATATGAAGCGAATGTAATCTCTCACATCTGCTTATGCTTTCTGGGAGGGTAACAGATTTGCAATAGTAGATGTCTAATGTTTCCAATGTGACGGGGCaacaataattcaaaataaaatcaaattctGATGgattagaaaagaaataaagaccTAGGTTTTTCAAGCTTGGAAAAACATATTTGGAAAAGCCTCCCAGAGAATTGCACAGTGGCTGCCTATCAATCTCCACGTCCTTTGCAAATATGAAATTGCCAGAAAGATGGAGTGTCTCTATATGTTGTAAATTATAGATGCTACCTGGAAGATGACAAGACCGAGTTGAGTCTCCACTCGTTCCAATATGCAACTCCCTAAGCCCAATCAAATTCCCAAATGACAGATTTTGACAGCTTAATTTTAAGAAAGGCGGACTAAGATGTTTTGACACTTGACTGGTCGGAGGAGTTCGAAGGCTAAAGTAAAGCCCAAAGTTGCCCCCCACTACAAGCCTATCAAGACGCCCCACGGAGGTTTTAATCTCAACTAAATTATTACAGCAACTAAGATCCAATTTCTTTATGTTTGGAAACATTGATAAGTCAGGTATTTTCCTAATCAATGGACAACGACTGAAGTCCACATGTGTCACGAATTCAAATGCACGAATctgttgaagaaaaaaaaattcgaagTTTAGAATATGTTTTAATCTTTAAAgaagtatttattaaaaaataaaaactttaaaaatatataataatttacagATAAATACTAATGACCGTACCTGCATTAATGGTTCCACTATTCGGTTACGAGGCATTCTGAGCACAACTAGTTTTTTAGGACAAAAACTGGAtggcaatgaagaagaaggatatGTATCCCAATCAAGCAGTCTTAATCCATTGGGAAGATATTCAAGACCTCCAAGGAAATGCACATTATGAATTATTAGGAATCTCAGATTTTTCATATTACGAAATATTTGTGCCTC
The DNA window shown above is from Quercus lobata isolate SW786 chromosome 7, ValleyOak3.0 Primary Assembly, whole genome shotgun sequence and carries:
- the LOC115953509 gene encoding disease resistance protein RRS1-like, whose translation is MLRSPKSTTVQLEAQIFRNMKNLRFLIIHNVHFLGGLEYLPNGLRLLDWDTYPSSSLPSSFCPKKLVVLRMPRNRIVEPLMQIRAFEFVTHVDFSRCPLIRKIPDLSMFPNIKKLDLSCCNNLVEIKTSVGRLDRLVVGGNFGLYFSLRTPPTSQVSKHLSPPFLKLSCQNLSFGNLIGLRELHIGTSGDSTRSCHLPGSIYNLQHIETLHLSGNFIFAKDVEIDRQPLCNSLGGFSKYVFPSLKNLGLYFFSNPSEFDFILNYCCPVTLETLDIYYCKSVTLPESISRCERLHSLHIGLGNELRKIPRLPRSLRYLKLSNWLPSLGSISIIHRLRKLIGGPPNLQPCLGVTSHMLMGIPSSTTISRSSAFPFASCFNHQKNGNLISFLIGPEFPTIALFVAFEQYYYSSFYYHAIISINGSKRTTENIIIDGFCFEVACLFRSSLQKLFEGFNLGDQNLVEIFCETFPLPLYKNSPNIKWIGVHVQCICPRGRRISKRNVHQRLRPSLLKGPNFILRRPYRSTLWPTPSTSLQPLLKATKISYKNRPLLARSRKCLCGAQTRCRCTKEVGSTYSAGPVSVHSSNLESRII